In Coturnix japonica isolate 7356 chromosome 11, Coturnix japonica 2.1, whole genome shotgun sequence, the sequence TCCAAACAAAATCCCATTCCAATAGAGTTCAAACTAAAAGTTCCTTgccaaagcaggaaaaagactCTGGCCTGGCCTCTCCTGACAACAGTATTCCTCTTCTGACTGCTGCAGGACCTCACAGAGGGCTCACATCCTGCAAGTGCGGCTCTTCCTTTTAGGCTCTCTCAGCTCCCCCATGTTAGGACTGGATTTATGTTGTCCTGCAACCAAAATACAAAGATTCTGTTCTTGGATTGGGAGCCCTCTGTAAAACTGAGTCCTGAAGCATTTTTCACTCCTCATTTGAAGTCATGGAAGTTGTTATTCTAGTTTCCCTTGGAAGAGTTTATTACAGGTGTTACATTAAAGTTATTTGAGGGATTAAAGTAAATGGTTTTGTGTGGGCTTgagtgccaggagctgctgctgcttaaaaAGAATAATCCCTTGCTGTCTAGAGAATTCATTTTCCCACCTGACAGCTGTGTGTTGAAATGGATAAAACAGGTCAAGAAGCATGACGGCTTAGTTGGCCAGGCTTGAGGATTCTGTAGGCTTATTCTACCTTTTTCCCAATAACTTTCCACTGCCTCTTAAAGAGATTAGGAATTGTTACCAGTTGATGAATAAGAACAGTATTTCTGCTCTTACTGCAAAGAAAGCATGGATAAAGGgggctgttttctttctgtgacaCTGGGAGCTGTGTGAAAGTAAAGGGAGATGACTTTTCTAGTGCAAACAGCCACAGTCTGTGTGTTTTGGGTGTTAAATGCAATAATGTCACTGCAAGAAAGCTTCAGAAACTTAGATATTAACTTTATTGGAAACTTTCCACTAActgttctgcttcttctctcttttctgaacAAAGGCAAGGGCTGGTGACAGACAAGATGCCATTGCACGTGCTGGTGGAGCGTCATCTCCCTCTGGAGTACAGGAAGCTGCTGATTCCCATTGCTGTGAGTGGGAATAAAGTGATTCCCTGCAAGTGAACGTGCCCCTCTGGCAGTGGGCATGTCCTAGGGGTGGCAACAGCTAACTTCTGCAAGCAGGCCATGGGTTGTTCCATGTGATGGTTTTCCACATGTAACTACTGGGGCAATACGTAGCCAGCACAGTCTTAAATTGATTCAGGTTGTGCTGTGGCTATTGTGCCAGCCTGCTGGATCTCATCATCagtcattatatatataatttttgtATCTTAACATCGAATACTTTTACACagctctgtaaaataaaaagatgtgtATTCTGCATACTACAAATGCTCCTTATTCTGGTGAGTTGAAAGGTAACCGTacatctgctgtgtttttagAATGTTCCTAATAGGCACTTGTGCTGATACTCTTCATGCAGACCCTTTGCTTCTGGCCAAATTAGAGCCCTTCTGCAATGTGCTTCAGTGCTAAGGTAAGAAATGGTGAAAGAAGTGCTGCACAGCAAGTGTGTGAGGGAGTAATGAGGAAAATGTGGGAGAAACAATCCTGCAGACCCCAAGGTCAGTGTGGAAGGAGggtgggagatgctccaggaaCAGAGTAGAAGTTTCCTACAGCCCAGGAGAGGTTGATGGTGGAGCACGATGCCACTGGGCAGCgtggggaggaaggagcagcagaggagcaaagTGTTAGGGGCTGATGGCGGCCTGTGTTCCCCACCTTCCTGCACTATATGGAGCAGGAAAAAAGTAGAAGAGTTTGGGAATGAAGGAGTGAATTAGAGCTttggaagaagaagagaacagGGAGAAAGCTATCTTTAGTTTTGTATCTGTCTCGCCGTTTCTTTGTATCTTCTCAAGTAATTGCCAGTAATTTAATCTTCCCCAAGTTTAGGCTGCTTTGCCCCTGATGGTAAGTTGTTCGGTCCCTCCCATTGTTTCTTAAATGTGTAAAGGGCTGCACTTCTGCAGGTATTTCCTGATGCCAACCATGGTGCCAAATAAACCTCTTGTGTCCTTCAGGTAAGGGAGATGACATGTGAAATGCTTGTATGTGATTTTACCACTTATAGCGAGCCCAAGCTGCACCAGGAGCAAGGATTTGTGAGGTGCAAAGAACGGTGGCTTTCTAAAACAATTGACAAGCTGGGAAAGAATGACACAGTTTTCAGAGGAACACATCAGACTTTCCCTTGGATATCATTCACCTGTTATGCTGTTCTGTGTTTCCCAGTTACTTAGCTTGTTTGCAATTCCCAAGGTAAGGCAATTGAAGTGCTTGCTTATtttcaggggaagaaaaaggatctGATCCATCCTCCTCTACCACCTCTGAGTTTTAGCTGCTGTCTTAGATTTGAAAAAACAGAGCTCTTAAATAGATTAATttgacttaaagaaaaaaaagacttcaaacTGATCAATTAGTCCATGGAGAAGGGATggctcagggctgctgctttgctgtcccCTTGTGTCACAGTGGGGCTGAACAGAGCCGGTGCTTCCAGCTGGGGTCAGCTACAGCTCAGCCAAACGAAAGGAAAGAATTGCAGGCTAGAGGAGTGAAGtaattgctcttttcttttttcttctttgaattttAGAAGTGTTCTAAAGCcacaaaatacacttttctgCATTCTTGTATCCATGAGGAACAGTTTCTTATTGAAAAGTGTGGTGTAGCTTCCCAAATGTCTAGAATGGAGCTCCAAATGGTGCAGTTAATGAGGACTTCTGGAAATCACACCTGGCTTttggcagcagtgctttttattcttaatatGAGAAGCCTCCTTAGTCTCCTTCCAAGTCTGTTGTGCTTCCTTTCCTGGTTGAGGGCCGTACTCGTCTCACATCTCCAACACGGAGTCTCTCCAGTACGGTGTCCACAGGCACAGCTTCTTGGTCAGACTGTTCTTCTCTGACCTGGTAAGCCAGGCTGATGTAGGCATCTAGTGTCTGATCATTGATCTCAGGATCAATCCTGCAGAAGGCTGCCTTCAGATCATCTGCATTCACCTCTCTGTTTGCAAAACAATTTGGTCACTTACAATGCTGTGATATATGACAGGAATGCATGAATGTTTGTACCACAGTGAGAATCTGAGTTGTTCAGAATGCACCTTTGCTCAATACTATCTCTTGTaggatatttttaatatgcatgTAATAAACTAAGTACTAAATTAGACTGAACAGAAGTTGGGATAAGTTAGTTGGTGATCACCTGGGAAGACTTTAACTTCGCTCTGTGAAGCCTTTTGATACATAACAATGTTTTTCCTTGCTAATCATGAAAGTGCCCATGAAAGACAGCATCAACCTTTGTGGGCATCCAGCCTCACCTTCGGTGTTTCCCTCAGCCTGGCACAAGGCTTTTTTTCTATGCAATTGCTCCACCCTGTTTGTCTTGATTTTGAGGTGGAACTATTTCTCAGGTTTTTGCCTTCAAGTCTGCAGCTGTCagtcctgtttgcttttctcagtCCTTAGAACTGATCTCTGAGTATGTACAGGATTTTACTGCTGTTCTTAGAGAGCTGAGGGATGTCAAGTGCTGAAGGGGATCGTTACTAGTACAGCCAACTTTCTCTACTCGCTGCTTGCCATAGCCCTTACAGGCTGCCTGTCCTGCCTCTTTACCTTGTGCCCATTTGTTGTTATTCCTGGTGAGCCTGTTTGCTAGTTAGCAGGTTTCTCAACCTGACCCTGGCTTCCTCAGCAAGTCCTAGATACACTGTGCATCTCCAGTTCCCACACTGACCATGCctcatctcctgctgctcttccttaGTAAAAGCTTCCTGTTCTCCCAGACTTGTTACTTCCCCTTGTCTGTAGCcactcactgctgcttcttgtcTGCATCTCCAGACTGTGTCCCCAAAATGCTCCTCCTTGTCTGAATGCTCCTAgcacagccttctctttctccctgttCACTCTACCATTTTAGCTCCCACTGTTCCTACAGCTCTCTTTTTGACCCCTGCAGGGACCTTGGCTAATGGTCATTCCAGAATGACCATTGAGCATCTCTGTGGGATCCCTGCAAGCCCAGGAGCAGTGCAAATCCAGCCCCGGCACATGGGCACAGTGAGGTTGGAGGAGTGATGAGGAGAAATGCACAAATCACCATGGAGTGGGGAAATGGGCAATGAAAAGACCCAAATGTGTGACGCAGCAGGTATTCACATCTGAGACCTTGCACAGCCCCTGCACAAGTGATGTCCTGATCCACTGTCCCCACCCCCATTAGCCCATTCCCTTTGTACATACGTTACATCTCCCAGGCTGTTCTTTAGCTCTTGCAGGTACTCCTGCTTCTCACTAACATACTGGCTCCTGAGCTTTGCAACAAAAGGTTCAGGGTTTCCCTCTTCATCCTGAAAGAGATTACAGCATGGATCCTGTGTTCCTCCATCTCAGTATGAGTCATTCCCCAGCGTATGTTAAAACAGCTCTCCTAGAAATGGAATTTCTatatgaaaagtgaaaataaaatctggaaaaactcttccacaagaaaaaaaagcacaaacttGTGTTGAAGACTTATGTGAACTTACTTCTTTGAATAAGGATCTGTAGTCAATGAGGTCATCATCACTGTCCAGGCTGAACCTGCTCGCATCAACCAGCTCTTGGATTGCATCTCTTCTTTTCAGAGGAAACGCTTCTATCAGAGCCATCCTGTTTGGAGACAGGTAACAGAATGTGAGCAGTTAATGAGTGCTGGTATGGATGGCAGCATCCTAGGTTAGCAGAGCGTGCATGTACGCCGTGGGCCAGATCTTCAAAACTTCACTGACTTCAAACAGGATACACATGCCAAGGAAGTGCATGTACCTTCAGGTAACAAAGAAAGGGTGATGTTTTCAGGTGGATGTTGATGCTGAGCCATTTGGGAAGTTCTGAATGCAGCATGGTGTTGATTAGCTGGAAGCTGGCATGTCTACACCAGAGCCATGTTCCCAGCTATCTGCTGGAGGTAGATCTTACCTTTGTTCTAGTGCTATAGCCCCAAGAAATGCTGTCTCTAGTGAGCACTGTTTATGAAGGCACAGATGATAGACAAATCCTGCACCTGTAGCAAAACTCATAGGAATGCTTTGTGACCCATCCTAGGAGCTAATGGGAGTGATGCAGAGGCTGCTCTGTCTCCTCCctggggagcagggcagggtgcaGATGCTACCCCATACCACTGCATGTGTGCGGTGCCCCGTGTGTCTTCTCAGGTTTCCCAGTTTTCTTACTCAAAACCTGCAGTTCTCATATAATTCTAAAACCTAACTCTGAGTTTTAAAAGTAGACACTTGCTATAACTGTCCACACAAGAATTTAAGTGAGAAAACTTGCTCCCTAGGCTGTGCTGACAGATAAGCAAGACAGACAGACTTGGCATATCCCAGCATGCAGAGCTCAGTTTGTAGTGCTTGGTTCTTGCCTGAACTGCTCACTGGGCAGGGACCCGTTGCTGGAGCTGTCACAGGcagccagctccttctgcaggtCAGAGATCAGCTGGTTCTGGTTGTGGTACTGCTCTTCAGCTACCTGTGGAACAGGGAAGGTTCACAGGTTGGGAGCTGACTTATCTGTTGGCCCTTGGGCTGCATTCAAGAGGGAGGCAAAATTGCAAAGGGTTGTGTTTGCTTCTAAATCATCTTTCACCTGAACTGTTTTTAGTGATTTATAAACAATTGAGCAACACCATATCTTGCAGGGCAGCTGTTCATAACAGTTCCTTATTAAGCAAACTGCTTTGGAGCAGGTTGTTCATTGTCATATGCCAtggggcttggcctcttctcccaggtaacagtgataaaatgaaagagaatggCCTAAAGTTGTTCtagggaggttcaggttggatattaggaaaaatagCAGTAATatattggaacaggctgcccagggaggtggtagagaCAATACCCCTGGGGGTGGTCAAGAACtgtagagatgtggcactgagggatgtggtcagtgacTGAGGTGGGGGTGGCCttgattttagaggtctttcTATGTGGATGGGCAGCAAAGTGAAGCTGCCTTGCAGAACACTTCCCTGCTACCAGCAATGTCTGGGCAGAGGTGCAGCACAGGGGCCTGGGATGCCTACCTTCCCAGTGAGTATCTCATAGAAGGAGCTCATGACGTGGTTTGATGGACAGAGTCGCATGTACTCATAGAGAGTGTAAGACCATTCCACAGCAGAGGCATCTCCGTACTTCTTCTGGAGGTAGCTGAGAAAGAACTCAGGAAGACTGGATTGCTCTCCTGTCTGCAAATAACAAGTGAGCATCATGTATAAACAGCAGGACTAAATCAAATCTGCCAGTCTGACTGCAGCTGTTTGCATACAGATGTGTCTTCTATAACTTGTGCTGGCTGGAGCCTTCCCTGCTGTTGGGTCATTCAAAACCTTCCTTCCAGGTTTAGTCTATACAGTCTATATGAGGaagctgtcctgctgctgagtCCACAGAtcatctcttttctcctttgtgaaatatttagGGACTTATTACCTGTGAGGTGCTACCCCCTCTGTCTGATTTAGCTAAGCTTTGTTCAAGGGTTCAGACAACTTGGAGTGGTGACTGGAGAGACCTGAAGCCAGGCAATGATTGCAGCAACCCGGCTTCCCCAGGAATCTAATCTGAAAGTGAAAAGCAGCCATAAGAAACACTAAACTGTTTAAGGCTGACCTAAGGGATATATTTAGGCTTCTAGCTCGAGTGAAGAAATCCATGAAGTGCTTCTGGCTCTGTCAAGGTTGCTCTTGTGTTTGAGGCATAACAACAGGACATTGTACTTGTCCCTAACATGAGAGGGTTTAAACACATGTCCTTTGGCCTCCACCCACCACTCCCAACACACCCTGGACAAAGAAGGGGAAattctctgctctttttgtGCAACAAAACTGAAGTACTTTTATGCCAATTTGCTTaataagtgatttttttcttttgccctgTTCCTCCTTTTCTGTACCTCATCTTTATGTTCTGTGGTGCCACTTGTTCCTCTGTGGACTTTCAGAGTGGATTGGCATAGGTTAATATCagtccaggggaaaaaaaacccaagcaatTGGCCATGCTTTGGTTGCACAGATATAGCCAAGCCTTCCAAACCTAAGCACAGATGCTACGTAGTTGTGATGGCATCCTGGTGTGCCAGGACATCCCAGAATAGCAGCAGTCACTCTAGCTAAGGTCTCAGATTCAGAGTGTGGCTGATTTAGCTCAGGGCTTTAGAGAGGGGAAATGACAAACCTGCTGATCGTGtgccattttctctttccagatGTCCTTCAGGATGTTCACCACATCCTTTTTAGTTGGCTTTTTGTTCTTGACTTCACCTTCATGCCTCAGGTACACAGGAACCTTATCACCTTTGCCCTaagtaatggaaaagaaacagagatgaagCCTTCCCCTCACTGGCATCAGTGCAGCATTAAGCAATGTTTTGGTGAATTTCTTAGGGAGAGATGTTGAAGCACCAAGGAAGTGTTACTCTGAGAAAATGTTTGGATACATGATGAGGTGAAGAATCCTTGTAGCACTGCCTTGTCTGTGTATCATTTCCTGCCTCCCCTGCTTAGGGAGGATCCCCTAGGGGGATAGAGTGGTTTGAATTACCCCCTAATGCCATGGGAAGGAGTCATTCCCTACAGTGCACTCCTGCTATGCACTCTTAGTCACTCTGGTGCTTGGCTAAGCTCATCTCAGCAGTGgacttttccaatcttaatgattctatacTTCAGCTGTCCTCCATGTGCTTACCCTCAGGttcagcttttctcttgcaTTCGAGTTTCCCCAGCTCTAAAGTTTTTCCACTGGGAAGGTGGGCACTGAGTACACCATGTCCAGCCACGTAAGCAATTTTCCCACCTTCTGGATGGGTATTTACTACCAATTAATCTCAGTGGAAACAAGCAGAGGTGAAAGCATGCACGTACCCATCCGTGGAAGGCATTCATCTCTTTTAGCACTCTTGTTCCTATTTCCTCCAGAAGCACATCCACCAGCTGGTTGCTGCTCTTCCCCTTGGCCAGACGGCCCCACCGCTCCTCTCCACCACGAATCACttctgcaacaacaaaaagatgctGAGCTGTTAAGAGAGATCCATTTTTTCCCGTGAGTAGTGGTTTTATGTGAGCCCGTTAGGAACCTTACATTGGATACAGCTCTATAGACATGTAGTCTATAAGCAAACCAGTGCTGAGTATAGGTGGTACCTGAACACTTTGCCCAGTTGGGCCGGGGTGTGTGACTACCGCCTCGATCTTCTGCAGTCTCTCTGTGGACTTCCAGCAGTGTTCCATATTCCTCATGGAGCTGATCAAAATCCTTCCTCAGAGTCTCCGTCTGAAGCATACAGAAAGGAGGGCTGTAACAaaccagctgcagcagtggaagTTTTCTGTTGTCTGACAGCTCGGGTGAGCATTTGGTGCAACACATTGATATACAGAGAGCAATTATTGGTTAACTGCCTTTGGAttggatgaaaaataaacagtccattaatttttcttgttaTCATTCCCAGAAACTTCAAACAGAATATATCAGTGATATTtgtaatgctgttttttttgtgtttaaaaacaggCCTTAATGCACTAGGAGAGGTTCTCCTTGGGAGAACTTGGAGCTGGAGGGACAGCTTCCATCATCGACAGGTCTCCCTGGCTTGAGGAACCTCCTCTGGTTCTATCACAGCTGGAAAATGCGTTGACCTCCCTGGTGGTGGAGTTGAAGGCCTGGAGTTGCAGTAAGGTAAAGAAGCCATGAAACGCTATTGGGAAAGACAAAACCCAGCTGGGCAGGTAGCTGTTAGTAGCCTGgttcagcagcagtttcagtttgctgtgttttggataaaactgtaaaatgaatGTCGGACAAGCATAGTTCAAAATGCCTGCATGTGACCTGTGTGTACAGAGTCTCTATCCTAACCTGAATACTTATGCATCCCATTATGTTTGCATTCATGTGATACAGCTCAAAAATTCAGAGCTTGTGCTCACCTCCTGAAGTAAATCAGAGTATTTCTTCTCCAGTGATTCAAAATCTCTCCTGGGCACAACGTCTCCATACTCTGCTATCATTGCATTCAGCTCCACTTGGGCTTTTGTGAGGTCCTGCCGAGCCATCTTCAGTGCCAGAGTGAGCATCACCACATCTTCGCCCTTGTCAACTTCTAACAACAGGTGTTATGGTTAGAAAAGAACACTGAGATAATCTGTTCCAACCACCCACCCATATCCTTGCCTAATCCCTTTCCAATGTGCTTATGGGTGTTTTGTTCACAAATTTAGCTTAAGAAGTGGACGGTATCTGGTGATATTTTGGAGATGCTCATTGCCGCACTGTGGGTGTGCACTGGGCCTCTGGGCAGGACAGGTTCCTACAGAGATCTACTTTCCCCACCTTGGACCTGTTCCTGTTTCACCTCCGGCTGCTCGTTCTGCCTTTCATTCAGTTTTGCTAGAAGCAGTTTGCGGGCGCTGCACTCCTCGAGGTAGCGAGTGTACTCCTCAGCTACACTCATCTGCAGGCGCTCCACCTGCAGGAATTGATCAGCATCAGTGGGAAGCTGTGGGCTGGTGCAGTGAGCCTAGAGCAGAACTATGGGGCAGGGAGTGGTGCAGGGGATGTGAAGTGGAAACAACTGGAGTAGGAGAGTGGGCAAGAAATAACACTGTAGGAAAGGATGGAGGAGAAACCAAAGGAATGTCTACggctgcaaagggaagaaatatttttgagtgTTTCAACACAGCTGGTGAAACTCGTGTCTCCAAGGTTCAACAAGTGCTATCTCCATGACTAAGGAGCCTACAGTCTGTGCAGAAGCTGGTTATCTGGGACAGCAGCTACAAGCCAAGGCTTCTGatagctgcagcacagccagccctaAGGGAACGCAAATGCTCTTGAGCTGGCTGAGATCCAGCATCTCTACAATACCAGCTGCTCCTGGTACCAAAGGATGAGCACCTGGGAGGAAGAGATCAGATGAATCCAGCTGCAGTTGGGAGATGTTTGACCTGTAGCCTTATTTACCTGAGTCTGAAGAGAACAGTTCTCTTCCTTCATGCTGTCAATAAGCTTTAACAAATGAAGTTTCTCTTGCTTTAAAGTATTAATTTccactttctccttttcctgcagTGCTAATATCTGCTGGGTGCACTCCTCAGACACAGTGGCGACCATGACCTTCAGGGGCTCTAGGGCACGGATCATCTCCTCCTGATGAGCTAAAGAGAGCAGAGGTGGGCTCTTACAAAGCAAGAattttactttgtttgtttgttttcttgggtATTTCACGCTTTGTCATAATGGAAACTGATGATGCCATCACGTTTCACTGGGTTGTCGCCATTTAAGCACAGGCAGCATATGGAGCTATGCTTGACTTGGATCCCAGGTTCCAGTTACATGGTAGAACTCTACCTGTCACCATCTTGCTATGGTGAAAGACCATCATTAGGCAGCCAGGTAACAGATGCTGGGATAAACAATATGTTTTACTGAAGAAACTCTGTCCCATTAGAAAAACATTGACATCTGCAGGCTGCTCAGTGTGACGGGAGCTCCTAGTGGCGGGCTATTTCTAGCACACTGACTATTTACAAAGCACTGCTATCACTGTGGCATCTGAGAGCCAAGAAGGGTTTAAAGCGTGCCACAAATGGACAGAGAACAGCCAGTTCAGCTCTCTGCCCTGCCTTGCTTCAGCAGTAATGCGAGCTTCAAGTTACCATGGCAAGTGCACCCAAAAATATTGGTATGATATACTCTACTATCAGTATGGTGGCTTCAGAAAAGCTCTGAGATATGGATGGATGTTGCCTGAACTATGAGCGTGGTAAAGATAAAGATAAATCAATACTTAAAAGCTTTAAATCTAAATAATATAaatctgatatatatatatttatatatatatatcacctGTTATGTATGAAGGAAGTAGACTCCCATGTGGTATCAAGGCCATGGGAAGACTTCATTAATAGACCAGGAAGATACATCTACTATTTGACATATTAGTCCCTCAAAGTAACCTATTCTGTGTGAACATTTAGAATGTTCTCTATGTATATATCCAGTATGTGACTAGCTGTGTAGGACTACATCTCCATTAgtgttttcccctcagggatCAAAGTCCAGGAGCTTACCCAGTGTGGCTTCATACTCCTTCTTTATAGCTGACAGCAAGGGCTTGTAGGTCTTGAAGTTGTCTATGAAGAACTCAAAGATCTCCCTGTAGGgctgagagaggaaagagagctTGAGAAATCATTATGTTCACTTCTCAGAATGTGATAACTGGGCCCTGGACAAAATGATCTGGCAGGACAGCCCATATGTTGAcctctcttttctcttgctgttaATCATCCATCAGTAACCAACTGATGAACTGACAGATGGACCAGATGATCCTAGTGGTCTCAGCATGTTTTTTCTAAGTCAACAGAAACTTGGATCTGACCTGCAGCTTCACTTCCTGGGAGATCCCTTTAGTCGGGTCAAGAGTCTGCAGCTCTTTCCTTAAGTAAGACTCCAATTGCTCCAAGTGTTGTGGCTTTGGAATGGCAAGAAGGGCCTGTTCATTGCTGCAGGGACACAGGAGAATGGATAT encodes:
- the TSNAXIP1 gene encoding translin-associated factor X-interacting protein 1, with product MWAENGVRRAAGSYSGGRGVLRRPSAWQRGVSPECPSKLQPRSAKPGLSKKQKAPPFQPSARGYWSTWPAYAAGQTVLRNHKPCSAPEERTHGNEQALLAIPKPQHLEQLESYLRKELQTLDPTKGISQEVKLQPYREIFEFFIDNFKTYKPLLSAIKKEYEATLAHQEEMIRALEPLKVMVATVSEECTQQILALQEKEKVEINTLKQEKLHLLKLIDSMKEENCSLQTQVERLQMSVAEEYTRYLEECSARKLLLAKLNERQNEQPEVKQEQVQEVDKGEDVVMLTLALKMARQDLTKAQVELNAMIAEYGDVVPRRDFESLEKKYSDLLQETETLRKDFDQLHEEYGTLLEVHRETAEDRGGSHTPRPNWAKCSEVIRGGEERWGRLAKGKSSNQLVDVLLEEIGTRVLKEMNAFHGWGKGDKVPVYLRHEGEVKNKKPTKKDVVNILKDIWKEKMAHDQQTGEQSSLPEFFLSYLQKKYGDASAVEWSYTLYEYMRLCPSNHVMSSFYEILTGKVAEEQYHNQNQLISDLQKELAACDSSSNGSLPSEQFRMALIEAFPLKRRDAIQELVDASRFSLDSDDDLIDYRSLFKEDEEGNPEPFVAKLRSQYVSEKQEYLQELKNSLGDVTEVNADDLKAAFCRIDPEINDQTLDAYISLAYQVREEQSDQEAVPVDTVLERLRVGDVRRVRPSTRKGSTTDLEGD